From a single Gemmatimonadota bacterium genomic region:
- a CDS encoding lytic transglycosylase domain-containing protein, translated as MNHLDKRSRQSLRSLLGRALLLAGGGAVFGIGHSIFERLSAELPKPLASIEANLEISRLESLVDELEGRISVTDLKVERLTIVGQYSAAYRIPADLAGQIYDAALAEGLHPSLGYQLVKVESGFLRGARSHRNALGLTQVRLATAREVDSTLTERDLLVPDTNLRIGFRVLRRLLRQFGNDLELALAAYNLGPTGAAMARADTTTGVAPAGTNYASKVMSGMKKRALIKPTT; from the coding sequence ATGAATCACCTCGACAAACGATCCCGTCAGAGCCTCCGATCACTGCTTGGTCGTGCCCTGTTGCTGGCCGGCGGCGGCGCCGTGTTCGGAATTGGCCACAGCATTTTCGAGCGGCTCTCGGCGGAGCTCCCGAAGCCGCTGGCGAGTATCGAGGCCAATCTGGAGATCAGCCGGCTCGAAAGCCTGGTGGACGAACTCGAGGGCCGAATCTCGGTCACCGACCTCAAGGTCGAGCGGTTGACGATAGTGGGGCAGTACTCAGCAGCCTATCGGATTCCGGCCGACTTGGCCGGGCAGATCTATGACGCCGCCTTGGCCGAGGGCCTCCATCCATCGTTAGGCTACCAGCTGGTCAAGGTCGAGAGCGGGTTCCTTCGGGGCGCCCGCTCCCATCGGAACGCCCTGGGCCTGACCCAGGTTCGCTTGGCCACGGCCCGGGAAGTCGACTCGACCCTGACCGAGCGGGACCTACTGGTCCCCGACACCAATCTCCGGATCGGGTTCCGGGTCCTCCGCCGGCTGCTCCGCCAATTCGGCAACGACCTCGAACTCGCACTGGCGGCCTACAACCTCGGACCGACCGGCGCGGCGATGGCTCGCGCCGATACCACCACCGGCGTGGCGCCGGCGGGAACGAACTACGCAAGCAAAGTGATGAGCGGGATGAAAAAGCGGGCCCTGATCAAGCCGACAACCTGA
- a CDS encoding amidohydrolase yields MARFLAVVVLVLGGCAKAPESPPPDLVLAAVNVVDVTTGMVQREMDVAIAGRFITGIAPAVAKPRAASVVDARGLYLIPGLWDMHVHVASMPGTSDVFLPALVGYGVLGARDTHSNLDSVVAAKRAIAAGSRVGPRLFVSGELVDGVNSVNPSARRVATEAEARAQVRALKQGGADFVKVYSALSRDLYFAIADEAKKAGIPYAGHVTPAITALEASNVGQRTFEHVIGVEAGTSREEAAILAENWAAVAKRVFKWADAARIRVTQDSAKAAALFAAFKRNQTWQVPTLIVSRQVGSLVDGVPAAVPADRFIGQSVRGMWAAMGSMAVFVKGIHDLHPLDMELVGKMYRAGVPILAGTDFPNPYVYPGASLHDELALLVKAGLPAAAALRAATSEPARFLGLSDSLGTVAVGKVADLVLLTADPLTDIANTTKIQSVIQGGRVWDRASLDRLLLGAEAAAQR; encoded by the coding sequence ATGGCGCGGTTTCTCGCAGTGGTCGTCCTGGTCCTCGGCGGTTGCGCCAAGGCTCCCGAAAGTCCGCCGCCCGATCTGGTCTTGGCGGCGGTCAACGTGGTGGACGTGACCACCGGGATGGTCCAGCGCGAAATGGACGTGGCGATTGCCGGCCGGTTCATTACCGGGATCGCCCCGGCGGTGGCGAAGCCAAGGGCCGCTTCAGTGGTCGACGCCCGCGGCCTCTATCTGATCCCCGGTCTGTGGGACATGCACGTCCACGTCGCCTCGATGCCGGGGACCTCCGACGTGTTTCTCCCGGCGCTGGTCGGCTACGGGGTGCTCGGCGCACGGGACACTCACAGCAACCTCGACAGTGTGGTCGCGGCCAAACGGGCCATCGCCGCCGGGTCGCGTGTCGGGCCCCGGCTCTTCGTGTCCGGCGAGCTGGTCGACGGCGTCAACTCCGTCAACCCGTCGGCGCGTCGGGTGGCAACCGAGGCCGAAGCGCGGGCTCAAGTGCGGGCACTCAAGCAGGGCGGGGCGGACTTTGTGAAAGTGTACTCGGCGCTTTCGCGGGACCTGTACTTCGCGATCGCCGACGAGGCCAAGAAAGCCGGGATCCCGTACGCGGGGCACGTCACCCCGGCCATCACGGCGCTCGAGGCGTCGAACGTGGGCCAACGGACCTTCGAGCATGTGATCGGCGTCGAAGCGGGCACCTCCCGCGAAGAAGCCGCGATCCTGGCCGAGAACTGGGCCGCCGTGGCGAAGAGGGTCTTCAAATGGGCCGACGCCGCCCGGATTCGGGTCACCCAGGACTCCGCCAAGGCCGCGGCGCTGTTCGCGGCCTTCAAGCGAAACCAAACCTGGCAAGTTCCGACCTTGATCGTGTCCCGGCAGGTCGGGAGTCTGGTGGATGGCGTACCCGCTGCGGTGCCGGCCGATCGCTTCATCGGGCAGTCGGTGCGGGGCATGTGGGCCGCGATGGGATCGATGGCCGTCTTCGTGAAAGGCATCCACGATCTTCATCCGCTCGACATGGAGCTGGTCGGGAAGATGTATCGGGCCGGCGTGCCGATCCTGGCCGGGACCGATTTCCCGAACCCGTACGTCTATCCAGGGGCTAGCTTGCACGACGAATTGGCCTTGCTGGTCAAAGCTGGTTTGCCCGCTGCGGCGGCCCTGCGGGCCGCGACGAGCGAGCCGGCCCGATTCCTCGGACTCAGCGATTCCCTCGGCACCGTGGCCGTCGGCAAGGTGGCCGATCTGGTGCTGTTGACTGCCGATCCGCTGACCGATATTGCCAACACCACGAAGATTCAATCCGTGATTCAGGGAGGCCGAGTGTGGGATCGCGCCTCGCTCGATCGGTTGCTGTTGGGCGCCGAGGCCGCGGCGCAGCGCTGA
- a CDS encoding DUF3052 family protein, with protein MGRGRGCWCSRRRTGIGSGSRRCLRGWSLGVGGRLRPIIVHCFVARRRDFLTILETARARLKPDGAIWVSWPKKAARVATDITEDIIREIALPLGFVDIKVCAVSEVWSGPKLVIRKALRTTP; from the coding sequence TTGGGGCGGGGGCGCGGGTGTTGGTGCTCTCGGCGCCGGACGGGTATCGGCAGTGGCTCGCGCCGTTGCCTCCGGGGGTGGAGTTTGGGAGTCGGTGGGCGGCTTCGACCGATTATCGTCCACTGCTTCGTGGCCCGGCGGCGGGATTTTCTCACAATTCTTGAGACGGCGCGGGCTCGGCTCAAGCCGGATGGGGCTATTTGGGTTTCCTGGCCCAAGAAGGCTGCCAGGGTGGCCACCGACATTACCGAGGATATCATCCGAGAGATCGCCCTGCCGCTCGGATTCGTCGACATCAAAGTCTGCGCGGTAAGCGAGGTCTGGTCGGGCCCCAAATTGGTAATCCGGAAGGCGCTTCGAACCACCCCTTGA
- the ilvE gene encoding branched-chain-amino-acid transaminase, whose translation MAIVWIDGVWGDRATAKISVFDHGLLYGDGVFEGIRAYNGKVFELGAHLDRLYDSARAIALTIPMPVAEMAALIEAGVAQSGLKDAYIRPLVTRGDGDMGIDPKKCGQPTIVIIVDSIKMWAPDRYQNGLVMVTAGTPIPHREALCPRIKSLNYLPHVLAKHEANTAGADDAVMLDASGHVCEATGMNIWIARHGVLKTPPAHAGILMGVTRDLVFKLARAAGVEAREEMLNRYDLYTADEMFLCGTGAEIAPVQKLDGRAIGTGKPGPIVQDIMRRFRALTRGD comes from the coding sequence ATGGCCATTGTCTGGATTGACGGCGTCTGGGGTGACCGAGCGACCGCCAAAATTTCGGTATTCGACCATGGGCTGCTGTACGGCGACGGCGTCTTCGAAGGGATCCGCGCCTATAACGGGAAAGTATTCGAATTGGGTGCCCACCTTGACCGACTGTATGATTCGGCCCGGGCCATCGCGCTGACGATTCCGATGCCGGTTGCGGAGATGGCGGCGCTGATCGAGGCCGGCGTTGCCCAGTCGGGGCTCAAGGATGCCTACATCCGCCCCCTGGTAACCCGCGGCGACGGCGACATGGGCATCGATCCGAAAAAATGCGGCCAGCCCACCATCGTCATTATCGTCGATTCCATCAAGATGTGGGCCCCTGACCGCTATCAGAACGGGCTCGTCATGGTCACCGCGGGTACTCCGATTCCGCACCGGGAAGCCCTCTGTCCGCGGATCAAGTCTCTGAACTACTTGCCCCACGTGTTGGCCAAGCATGAAGCCAATACGGCGGGTGCCGACGACGCCGTCATGCTCGACGCCAGCGGCCACGTTTGTGAAGCTACCGGCATGAATATCTGGATTGCCCGGCACGGGGTGTTGAAGACCCCACCGGCCCATGCCGGGATCCTGATGGGAGTGACGCGCGATTTGGTGTTCAAACTGGCCCGGGCGGCCGGGGTCGAGGCCCGCGAAGAAATGCTGAACCGCTACGACCTCTACACCGCGGACGAAATGTTCCTGTGCGGAACCGGGGCGGAGATTGCGCCGGTCCAGAAGCTCGACGGACGGGCCATTGGGACCGGCAAGCCGGGCCCGATCGTCCAGGACATCATGCGCCGTTTCCGGGCCTTGACCCGCGGCGACTGA
- a CDS encoding ATP-grasp domain-containing protein produces MRIAVVFNTPYPRWTPEQHLQQMRDELAGKTGNEPELEYQVAEALESNRHEVLLIGVHDDLRVILDHCSAWKPDLVVNCAEAFRDARHDFVFPALLETCGVRYTGSPPLGLLVTRDKAMSKKILAYHGIQVPSFETWNPNEPVGEVSLRFPLIVKPLASDASEGIAQASVVSDAAELRERVAFVHQRFEQAAIAEEFIEGRELYASMIGNDDTLEVLPLTELVFDKEKNAPEERIATQTTKWDAPYRRRKGIRYQFARPVSAAAKERIEAICRTACKALWLRDYGRIDVRLSNDDDVWVLEANANPFIARGHEVANAADKIGLPYPKFIQRIVSEAVRRYDRT; encoded by the coding sequence ATGCGGATCGCCGTAGTCTTCAATACGCCCTATCCTCGGTGGACCCCGGAACAGCATCTCCAGCAGATGCGGGACGAATTGGCCGGCAAGACCGGGAACGAGCCGGAGCTCGAGTACCAGGTGGCCGAGGCGTTGGAGAGCAACCGGCACGAGGTGCTGCTGATCGGGGTGCACGACGACCTCCGGGTCATCCTCGACCACTGCAGCGCCTGGAAACCCGATCTAGTGGTCAACTGCGCCGAGGCGTTCCGGGACGCCCGCCACGACTTCGTCTTCCCGGCTCTGCTCGAGACCTGCGGCGTGCGATACACGGGGTCACCCCCATTGGGCCTCCTGGTGACCCGCGACAAAGCGATGAGCAAGAAGATCCTCGCCTATCACGGGATTCAAGTGCCGAGCTTCGAGACCTGGAACCCGAATGAGCCAGTTGGGGAGGTGTCGCTCCGGTTTCCGTTGATCGTCAAGCCCCTCGCCAGCGATGCGTCGGAGGGGATTGCCCAAGCCTCGGTGGTGAGCGATGCGGCCGAACTCCGGGAGCGGGTGGCGTTCGTGCACCAGCGGTTCGAACAAGCGGCCATCGCGGAGGAATTCATCGAAGGCCGGGAACTCTACGCCAGCATGATCGGCAATGATGACACGCTCGAAGTCTTGCCACTGACGGAACTAGTGTTCGACAAAGAGAAGAACGCGCCTGAAGAACGAATCGCGACTCAGACCACGAAGTGGGACGCGCCGTACCGGCGGCGGAAAGGAATCCGGTATCAGTTCGCCCGGCCGGTGTCTGCGGCGGCCAAGGAGCGGATCGAGGCCATCTGCCGGACCGCGTGCAAGGCGCTCTGGCTCCGGGATTACGGCCGGATCGACGTCCGGTTGAGCAACGATGACGACGTCTGGGTGTTGGAAGCCAACGCCAATCCATTCATTGCCAGGGGCCACGAAGTGGCGAACGCGGCGGACAAGATCGGGTTACCATATCCGAAGTTCATTCAACGGATCGTGAGTGAGGCGGTACGACGGTATGACCGCACGTAG
- a CDS encoding PadR family transcriptional regulator — protein MPVLAWCPRHVYIVDSKPRDLDTVPDTSSLGDFEQLVLLAILRLDSDAYAPGIRVAIETAAARRVTRGALYSTLERLETKGYLQWRPDPNPGRRGGVPRRQFALTAPGLKALRRSVAAVTALTRGLERTLGSA, from the coding sequence TTGCCGGTACTGGCGTGGTGCCCTCGACATGTCTACATTGTAGACTCAAAACCCCGGGACCTGGATACCGTGCCCGACACCTCAAGTCTTGGCGATTTCGAGCAACTCGTCCTGCTCGCCATCCTGCGGCTCGACAGCGACGCCTATGCTCCGGGTATTCGGGTCGCGATCGAGACCGCTGCGGCCCGCCGGGTCACTCGCGGCGCCCTCTACTCTACGTTGGAGCGGCTCGAGACCAAGGGCTACCTGCAGTGGCGCCCCGATCCGAACCCCGGTCGCCGAGGCGGCGTCCCCCGGCGCCAATTTGCGCTGACGGCGCCGGGGTTGAAGGCGCTCCGACGGTCGGTGGCGGCGGTGACCGCCCTGACCCGCGGACTCGAACGCACCCTGGGTTCGGCCTGA
- the moaC gene encoding cyclic pyranopterin monophosphate synthase MoaC has protein sequence MGLSHTDAAGQARMVDVGSKPATARQATAQGSVTMSADAFREVSANTVAKGDVLAVARVAGIMAAKRTAELIPLCHPLGLDGVDLGLALDPALPGIQVTATARVEARTGVEMEAMVAVGIACLTIYDMVKAVDRTMTIGPMYLVAKSGGQSGNYRRDRLTEGERP, from the coding sequence ATGGGCCTGAGCCACACCGACGCCGCTGGACAAGCCCGGATGGTCGACGTCGGCTCCAAGCCGGCCACGGCGCGTCAGGCCACCGCCCAAGGGTCGGTCACGATGTCGGCCGACGCGTTCCGAGAGGTCAGCGCCAATACGGTGGCCAAGGGGGATGTGCTCGCCGTGGCCCGAGTCGCGGGGATCATGGCCGCCAAGCGGACCGCGGAGTTGATCCCCCTCTGCCACCCCCTCGGCCTCGACGGTGTCGACCTCGGCCTCGCATTGGACCCGGCGCTGCCAGGCATCCAGGTGACGGCCACCGCCCGGGTCGAGGCCCGGACCGGGGTCGAGATGGAGGCCATGGTCGCCGTTGGCATTGCCTGCCTCACGATCTACGACATGGTCAAGGCCGTCGACCGCACCATGACGATTGGACCGATGTACCTCGTCGCGAAAAGCGGCGGCCAGAGCGGCAACTACCGCCGCGATCGGTTAACGGAGGGAGAACGCCCATGA
- a CDS encoding aminotransferase class V-fold PLP-dependent enzyme produces MPFASLSLARAEFPLLATHSLLNNCSQGPQSHATRLAADRFLDSWRNDGMDWEAWIGEVNRAREAFARLIKADPDEIAVTSSVSEAVSSLASALDFRDRPGLVLAESEFPTVAHGWQAQARRGADLEWASDGDLGRLVNERTRLVSVTHASYLTGAKQDVAAIAATAHRHGALVFTDVYQTIGTCPIDVRALDVDFLAAGCLKYLLGTAGIAFLYVRRSLIERLVPTVTGWFGRQEPLAFRPRPLDWADTAARFDTGTPPLINAAIARAGIELIEAADPAAIDGWIQNLSARMRARALGRNLTVLSPADPAAKAPTTAIEVGDQAGLVEGRLRRRRILASARGNVIRLAPHFFTTEAEIDQAIDALAEEIPG; encoded by the coding sequence ATGCCTTTCGCATCCCTGAGCCTGGCCCGGGCGGAGTTCCCCCTCTTGGCTACCCACAGCCTGCTCAACAACTGCTCCCAGGGGCCCCAGTCTCATGCCACCCGCCTCGCGGCCGATCGTTTCCTCGACTCCTGGCGGAACGACGGGATGGACTGGGAGGCCTGGATCGGCGAAGTGAATCGGGCTCGGGAGGCGTTTGCCCGACTCATCAAGGCCGATCCCGATGAGATTGCGGTGACGAGTTCGGTGAGCGAAGCCGTGAGCAGCTTGGCCTCCGCCCTCGATTTCAGGGACCGGCCGGGTCTCGTGCTTGCTGAGAGCGAGTTTCCGACCGTGGCCCACGGGTGGCAGGCCCAGGCGCGCCGCGGCGCCGACCTCGAGTGGGCCTCTGACGGCGACCTTGGGCGGCTCGTCAACGAGCGAACCCGCTTGGTTTCCGTTACCCATGCTTCGTATCTGACCGGGGCAAAGCAAGACGTGGCGGCGATCGCGGCGACCGCTCACCGCCACGGCGCCCTCGTCTTCACCGACGTGTACCAGACCATTGGCACCTGCCCGATCGACGTCCGGGCATTGGATGTCGACTTCCTCGCCGCCGGGTGCCTCAAGTATCTCCTGGGCACCGCGGGGATCGCGTTTCTGTACGTTCGGCGGTCCTTGATCGAGCGGCTGGTGCCCACCGTGACCGGGTGGTTCGGCCGGCAGGAGCCTTTGGCTTTTCGACCGCGCCCCCTGGATTGGGCCGATACCGCCGCCCGCTTCGATACCGGCACGCCGCCCCTGATTAACGCGGCGATCGCCCGGGCCGGGATCGAGTTGATCGAAGCGGCCGACCCGGCGGCCATTGATGGCTGGATCCAAAACCTCTCCGCCCGGATGCGGGCCCGGGCGCTCGGCCGAAACCTCACGGTGCTCTCACCCGCCGATCCAGCCGCCAAAGCCCCGACGACGGCTATCGAGGTCGGCGATCAGGCGGGTCTCGTCGAAGGCCGGCTTCGCCGGCGCCGGATCCTCGCGTCGGCCCGCGGCAACGTCATTCGCCTCGCGCCCCATTTCTTTACAACGGAAGCCGAGATCGACCAAGCGATCGACGCCCTAGCGGAGGAAATCCCCGGCTGA
- a CDS encoding class A beta-lactamase-related serine hydrolase, with protein sequence MRTSLALLLVSAGLVGPVAAQVRGLRDSAEVEAFIDGTMAAWLRDKHIAGVTVSVVKNGALFFAKGYGYADVVAKKPVDAAKTQFRIGSISKLFTWTAVMQLVEQGKLDLDRDVNEYLDFKIPATYPQPITLKDILAHTPGFEEDGRDLFTEDSAHMVPMKEWLPAHMPARVRVPGTFSSYSNYATAVAGYIVERVSGLSFDDYIEQRILTPLGMTQTTTRQPLPGRFAADMSVGYLWDQGRFEPKKWEIITGAAPAGSVSASATDMAKFMLAHLGNGALGEVRILADSTARRMHSRLQGHDDRLPGFAHGFYEQSSHGLRIFGHGGDTGWFHSDLALIPSENVGLFISTNTNTGSSISFKAVVDAFLDHYYPEDLAVITPTPEAKAGAARYAGEYLFNRTSYSTFQKVLGLVSAISVTPAEDGALVTITPFGPLRLISVDSMLFRDAVSGDLVAFRADAKGNITHGFLSMAPMMVLEKQTGLFAPRRSQILLGLGVVTFLGILISVVLRFFRRRSGTEPAAAPTIASGRRVIAIVALLQVIFLVLFGLVLAGMSKGLPSGAPTSLKIGLVFPVLGAILTAGALWIGITQWRKGEGTTGARVRHLGAVIIAALFFLTLNAWNLFGWRY encoded by the coding sequence GTGCGCACTTCGCTCGCTCTCTTGCTCGTATCCGCTGGACTGGTGGGCCCCGTGGCCGCTCAGGTTCGCGGCCTTCGTGACTCGGCCGAAGTGGAGGCGTTTATTGATGGGACGATGGCCGCCTGGCTTCGGGATAAGCACATCGCCGGGGTGACGGTCTCAGTGGTCAAGAATGGCGCCCTCTTTTTTGCCAAGGGCTACGGGTACGCGGATGTGGTCGCCAAGAAGCCGGTCGACGCGGCCAAGACCCAGTTCCGGATCGGTTCGATTTCGAAGCTGTTTACCTGGACCGCCGTCATGCAGTTGGTGGAGCAGGGCAAGCTCGACCTCGACCGGGATGTGAACGAGTACCTCGATTTCAAGATCCCGGCCACCTATCCCCAGCCGATCACGCTCAAGGACATCCTGGCGCACACGCCGGGCTTCGAAGAAGACGGCCGCGACTTGTTCACCGAGGACTCGGCTCACATGGTCCCGATGAAGGAGTGGCTGCCGGCCCACATGCCGGCCCGGGTGCGGGTACCCGGGACCTTCTCGTCTTACTCGAACTACGCGACCGCCGTCGCGGGCTACATCGTCGAGCGGGTGTCCGGCCTGAGCTTCGACGACTACATCGAACAGCGGATTCTCACTCCGCTCGGCATGACCCAAACCACGACTCGTCAGCCGCTCCCCGGCCGTTTCGCCGCCGATATGTCGGTTGGGTACCTGTGGGACCAGGGGCGCTTCGAACCGAAGAAATGGGAGATCATTACCGGCGCCGCGCCGGCCGGGTCGGTTAGTGCCTCGGCCACGGACATGGCCAAATTCATGCTGGCCCATCTCGGCAACGGCGCGCTTGGCGAGGTCCGAATCCTGGCCGACTCGACCGCCCGCCGGATGCACTCCCGCCTCCAGGGGCACGATGACCGGCTGCCGGGTTTTGCCCACGGTTTCTACGAGCAGTCCAGCCATGGCCTCCGGATCTTCGGCCACGGCGGCGACACCGGGTGGTTCCACTCCGATTTGGCGTTGATCCCAAGCGAGAACGTCGGCCTCTTCATTTCGACCAACACCAACACCGGCAGCTCGATCAGCTTCAAGGCGGTCGTCGACGCCTTTCTCGACCACTACTACCCCGAGGATCTGGCGGTCATCACGCCCACACCCGAGGCCAAGGCAGGGGCAGCCCGGTACGCCGGTGAATACCTCTTCAATCGAACGAGCTACTCGACGTTCCAAAAGGTCTTGGGCCTGGTGAGCGCGATTAGCGTGACCCCTGCCGAGGACGGGGCGTTGGTGACGATCACCCCGTTCGGCCCCCTCCGGCTGATCAGCGTCGACAGCATGTTATTCCGCGACGCTGTCAGCGGCGACCTGGTGGCATTCCGGGCCGATGCCAAGGGCAACATCACCCACGGATTCCTCTCGATGGCGCCGATGATGGTGCTCGAGAAGCAGACCGGCTTGTTTGCCCCCCGGCGGAGCCAAATCTTGCTGGGCCTTGGTGTCGTGACGTTTCTCGGGATTCTGATCTCGGTGGTGCTCCGGTTCTTCCGTCGCCGGAGCGGCACCGAGCCCGCCGCCGCCCCAACTATCGCGTCCGGCCGTCGGGTCATAGCCATCGTCGCTCTCCTCCAGGTGATCTTCCTGGTCCTGTTCGGGCTCGTCCTGGCGGGGATGTCGAAAGGCCTCCCGAGCGGCGCGCCCACCAGCCTCAAGATCGGCCTCGTCTTCCCGGTGCTCGGCGCCATCCTCACCGCCGGCGCCCTCTGGATCGGAATTACCCAGTGGCGGAAAGGCGAAGGCACGACCGGCGCCCGGGTTCGGCATCTCGGCGCCGTCATCATCGCCGCCCTGTTCTTCCTCACCCTCAACGCCTGGAACCTCTTTGGCTGGAGGTATTGA
- a CDS encoding LysM peptidoglycan-binding domain-containing protein, with amino-acid sequence MKRWLWVLTAGLGVGCSPTRTPVAVPGPRQSAAEPVPVPSETELPPPPELRLARALSDSLLKRSAVDSLQDQKDMEILERLRDVAVAGDSMSVGTEAGVDLAEMFDINVARYAEHTRVRYYLDFFQGPARERMTVWLGRLPVYEPMIKAALSARGLPNDLKYLALIESGYSNTAVSRSKAVGMWQFMRPTARDYGLKTTHWVDERRDPVKATAAAARFLSDLTKRFDGSYYLAAAAYNSGGGTVSRGLRKLGAGAAEDYFDDDEAAIDLAEDPTGDDRFFHLSESRFLRQETKDYVPKLIAAAMIAKQPEKYGFPPIPAVEPFEVDSVPVTEPTSLEVVAKVAGLDFATIAGLNPFYIRGITPPDAPVAWVRVPIGRGREITEALAAVPTADRLPAQIHVVQRKETMRSVSRKYGITAAALAEFNPGLTAKSPLKLGAQLRVPGRALVRGLVAADQQETITRRARVASRGTHRIARGETLGALARRYRVTVAQLAAWNGLSARSSLRIGQVVRIGSSRSRTAVPSKSGSKAVHIVRRGETLSSVARRYRVTVTALREANGLRPGGDLKTGKRLTIPG; translated from the coding sequence ATGAAACGGTGGCTCTGGGTGTTGACCGCTGGGCTTGGTGTCGGGTGTTCGCCGACCCGAACGCCCGTTGCGGTACCCGGGCCCCGTCAGAGCGCCGCCGAACCGGTGCCGGTTCCATCTGAAACCGAACTTCCGCCGCCACCGGAGCTCCGTCTGGCCCGGGCCCTCTCCGACAGCTTGCTCAAACGATCGGCCGTCGATTCACTCCAGGATCAGAAGGACATGGAGATCCTCGAGCGGCTTCGGGACGTCGCAGTAGCCGGCGATTCGATGAGCGTCGGGACCGAGGCCGGCGTGGATCTGGCTGAAATGTTCGACATCAACGTGGCCCGGTATGCCGAGCATACACGGGTCCGGTACTACCTCGACTTTTTCCAGGGACCGGCCCGCGAACGAATGACGGTGTGGTTGGGCCGGCTTCCGGTATACGAGCCGATGATCAAGGCGGCCCTCAGCGCCCGCGGTCTTCCCAACGATCTCAAATACCTCGCGCTGATCGAATCCGGCTATTCGAACACGGCCGTCAGCCGGTCGAAAGCGGTCGGGATGTGGCAGTTCATGCGTCCGACCGCGCGGGACTACGGCCTCAAGACCACGCACTGGGTCGACGAGCGCCGCGATCCCGTCAAGGCCACCGCGGCGGCGGCCCGGTTCCTGTCCGATCTGACTAAGCGGTTTGACGGCTCCTACTATCTCGCGGCGGCGGCGTACAACAGCGGTGGCGGGACCGTGTCCCGCGGGCTCCGGAAGCTTGGCGCGGGGGCGGCCGAGGATTATTTCGACGATGACGAGGCCGCGATCGACTTAGCCGAAGATCCGACCGGGGATGACCGTTTCTTCCACCTCTCGGAATCTCGGTTTCTCCGACAGGAAACCAAGGACTACGTGCCGAAGCTGATTGCGGCGGCGATGATCGCCAAGCAACCGGAGAAGTACGGGTTCCCGCCGATTCCCGCCGTGGAGCCCTTCGAGGTCGACTCGGTGCCGGTCACCGAGCCGACGAGTCTCGAGGTGGTGGCCAAAGTGGCGGGGCTCGACTTCGCGACGATCGCCGGCCTCAACCCGTTCTACATTCGGGGCATAACCCCGCCGGACGCGCCGGTCGCGTGGGTTCGGGTTCCGATTGGTCGCGGCCGAGAGATCACCGAGGCGCTCGCGGCCGTACCGACCGCCGATCGGCTTCCGGCCCAGATCCACGTGGTCCAGCGCAAGGAGACGATGCGGTCGGTCAGCCGGAAGTACGGCATTACCGCCGCCGCGCTCGCTGAATTCAATCCGGGTCTGACGGCCAAATCACCGCTCAAACTCGGGGCCCAATTGCGGGTGCCCGGCCGGGCGTTGGTGCGAGGGTTGGTGGCGGCCGACCAGCAGGAGACGATCACCCGCCGGGCGCGGGTGGCGTCCCGGGGCACCCACCGCATTGCCCGGGGTGAAACGTTAGGCGCATTGGCTCGGCGCTACAGGGTCACGGTCGCGCAGTTGGCTGCCTGGAATGGCTTGTCGGCCAGGAGTTCGTTGCGGATCGGGCAGGTGGTTCGGATCGGGAGTAGCCGGTCCCGCACCGCGGTCCCCTCGAAATCGGGGTCCAAGGCGGTACACATCGTCCGGCGGGGAGAAACACTATCCAGCGTGGCTCGCCGCTACCGGGTGACGGTGACGGCGCTCAGGGAGGCCAACGGGCTCCGCCCCGGTGGCGACCTCAAGACCGGGAAGCGGCTCACCATTCCCGGGTAG
- a CDS encoding nuclear transport factor 2 family protein produces MRIQPLLVGFGLALIGRSAPAAAQSPKDDVLKTGQAVFEAMARRDTIALRRLVHPAAHLIATIGTGDSAMARVSTRDQFLVQIATMATVPIERMWNAEVRVSEGIASIWTQYDFHLGTVWSHCGIDSLQLVKTAAGWQVTSIIYTVVRPASRCKPNPLGPPR; encoded by the coding sequence ATGCGAATTCAGCCCCTCCTCGTTGGCTTCGGCCTGGCCCTGATCGGGCGGTCCGCCCCGGCCGCGGCCCAATCTCCGAAAGATGATGTCCTCAAGACCGGGCAGGCGGTCTTTGAGGCCATGGCCCGCCGGGACACCATTGCCCTGAGGCGGCTGGTTCATCCCGCCGCGCACCTGATTGCCACCATCGGAACCGGCGATTCCGCCATGGCCCGGGTCAGTACCCGGGACCAGTTTCTCGTCCAGATCGCGACCATGGCCACCGTGCCGATCGAGCGGATGTGGAATGCCGAAGTCCGGGTCAGCGAAGGCATTGCTTCGATCTGGACCCAATACGACTTCCATCTGGGCACAGTCTGGAGCCACTGCGGTATCGACAGTTTGCAGTTGGTGAAAACCGCCGCCGGCTGGCAAGTCACCTCGATCATCTACACCGTCGTTCGACCAGCCTCCCGCTGTAAGCCCAACCCCCTCGGTCCGCCTCGGTAG